A section of the Solitalea canadensis DSM 3403 genome encodes:
- a CDS encoding efflux RND transporter permease subunit, with product MSSLSTTSIKRPVLAIVMNIIIILFGYIGFKYLGVREYPSIDPPIVNVRTNYPGANADVIESQITEPLEKAINSIDGIRTISSSSNQGSSNITVEFNLSKDLDDAANDVRDKVSQAARSLPKDIDGLPVVSKADANSDAIISMTLQSNTRNQLEVSDYAENVLAERLQTIPGVSSIQIWGQKRYAMRLWIDPIRLSSYGLTTLDVKNALDRENVQLPTGKITGDNTELTVNAAGNMSTEEEFNNLIIKNDGANIIRLSDVGHAILGPENEETILRESGVPMIGLALVPQPGANYIDISNEFYKRYEQIKKDLPKDYKTDIAVDNTLFIKKSINEVAETLIIALILVVLIIYIFFRNWGIAFRPLIDIPVSLIGTFFIMYLMGFSINVLTLLAIVLATGLVVDDGIVVTENIYKKVEEGFSPFEAAIKGSNEIFFAIISTSITLAAVFLPIIFLEGFVGRLFREFGIVISAAVLISAFVSLTLTPMLNAKLIRKNSKQSRFYELTEPMFVNMVESYRASLNKFLTNRWFAFPLIALCIGMIVLFGKSLQSELAPLDDRSFISLNVTAPEGASYDYTDSFVKKITQTVIDSIPEKQVLLTVTAPGFGNSATNTAFARLRLTDPANRERSQQQIADYLTKITGRMSEARTFVIQQQTISAGGGRGLPVQYVLQAPNFDKLKEILPKFMDAVQQSPTFTMTDVNLKFNKPELNITIDRDKAKALGVSFVDVAQTLQLGLSGQRFGYYIMNGKQYQVIGQFDRSDREDPSNLTSIFVRNNQNQLIQMDNLVKIQENSSPPQLYHFNRFMSATVSAGLAPGKTIGDGIAEMDRIAKKVLDDSFQTSLTGASRDFAESSSNILFAFVLALVLIYLILAAQFESFIDPFIIMITVPLAIAGAVFSLWLFNQTINIFSQIGIIMLVGLVTKNGILIVEFANQLKEQGVPLQKAIRDASAARLRPILMTSLATALGALPIAMALGDAAKSRMSMGIVVIGGILFSLALTLFVIPAVYSYLSREHKPHPDEVKPTSEESEPKFIPAEA from the coding sequence ATGAGTAGTTTATCAACCACCAGCATTAAGCGTCCGGTATTAGCGATTGTGATGAATATCATCATTATACTGTTCGGATATATTGGTTTTAAATATTTGGGGGTTCGCGAATACCCTTCTATCGACCCTCCTATTGTTAACGTGCGTACCAATTATCCCGGTGCAAACGCTGATGTTATTGAATCTCAGATTACCGAGCCGCTTGAAAAAGCAATCAATAGTATTGATGGAATTCGAACCATATCTTCATCAAGTAACCAAGGGTCAAGTAATATTACCGTAGAGTTTAACCTGAGTAAAGATTTAGATGATGCTGCAAATGATGTGCGCGACAAGGTTTCTCAGGCAGCCAGGAGCTTACCTAAAGATATTGATGGATTACCTGTTGTAAGTAAAGCAGATGCCAACTCTGATGCGATCATCTCGATGACACTGCAGAGTAATACACGAAACCAATTAGAGGTAAGTGATTATGCTGAAAACGTATTGGCTGAACGCCTGCAAACTATACCGGGTGTAAGTTCTATCCAGATTTGGGGGCAAAAGCGCTATGCAATGCGTTTATGGATAGACCCTATTCGTTTATCTTCTTACGGACTTACCACACTTGACGTAAAAAATGCACTGGACAGGGAAAACGTTCAGTTACCTACTGGAAAAATAACCGGCGACAATACTGAACTGACAGTAAATGCAGCCGGCAATATGTCAACAGAAGAAGAGTTTAACAATCTTATCATTAAAAATGATGGTGCTAACATCATTCGCTTAAGCGATGTTGGGCACGCCATTTTAGGTCCTGAAAATGAAGAAACCATTCTTCGCGAATCAGGTGTTCCGATGATCGGTTTGGCATTAGTTCCGCAGCCAGGAGCTAATTATATCGATATATCCAATGAGTTCTACAAACGATACGAACAAATCAAAAAGGATCTTCCTAAAGATTATAAAACCGATATAGCGGTTGATAATACCTTATTCATCAAAAAATCCATTAATGAGGTAGCCGAAACGCTTATCATCGCATTGATTCTGGTTGTATTAATCATTTATATATTCTTCCGTAACTGGGGAATTGCATTTCGTCCACTGATCGATATTCCGGTGTCCTTAATTGGCACCTTCTTTATCATGTACCTGATGGGCTTCTCCATCAACGTATTAACTTTGCTGGCCATTGTACTGGCAACGGGTTTGGTGGTTGACGATGGTATTGTAGTAACGGAGAATATTTATAAAAAAGTAGAAGAAGGCTTTTCTCCTTTTGAAGCGGCCATTAAAGGCTCAAATGAGATTTTCTTCGCTATTATCTCCACGTCCATTACACTTGCGGCGGTATTCTTACCGATTATTTTCCTGGAAGGTTTTGTAGGCCGTTTATTCCGAGAGTTTGGTATAGTAATATCGGCGGCGGTATTGATCTCCGCATTTGTGTCGTTAACATTAACGCCAATGCTAAATGCGAAGCTAATTCGTAAGAATAGTAAGCAAAGCCGTTTTTATGAGTTGACGGAGCCTATGTTTGTGAACATGGTAGAAAGCTACCGTGCTTCTTTAAACAAATTCCTGACGAATAGATGGTTTGCCTTCCCACTGATTGCGCTTTGTATCGGCATGATCGTACTTTTCGGAAAGAGTCTTCAATCAGAGCTAGCTCCTTTAGACGACCGTAGCTTTATTAGTTTAAATGTGACGGCTCCTGAAGGTGCTTCTTATGACTACACTGATAGTTTTGTTAAGAAAATAACGCAAACAGTTATTGATTCCATTCCGGAAAAACAAGTATTGCTAACGGTAACAGCTCCGGGATTTGGTAATTCTGCTACCAACACGGCTTTTGCCCGCTTACGTTTAACCGACCCTGCGAACAGAGAACGCAGTCAACAACAAATTGCCGATTATCTGACCAAAATAACAGGTAGAATGTCGGAGGCCAGAACTTTCGTAATCCAGCAACAAACCATTTCTGCAGGAGGTGGCCGTGGCTTACCGGTTCAGTATGTGTTACAAGCACCTAACTTCGACAAACTAAAAGAAATATTGCCTAAGTTTATGGATGCGGTTCAGCAAAGTCCGACATTCACCATGACGGATGTGAACCTGAAATTCAATAAACCAGAACTTAACATCACCATTGATCGTGATAAAGCTAAGGCTTTAGGTGTTTCCTTTGTAGATGTGGCACAAACTTTACAGTTAGGTTTAAGCGGACAACGTTTTGGTTATTACATTATGAATGGTAAACAATATCAGGTAATTGGCCAGTTTGACCGTTCAGACCGCGAAGATCCATCCAATCTGACTTCCATCTTTGTGCGTAACAATCAGAATCAATTGATTCAGATGGACAATCTTGTAAAAATTCAGGAAAACAGTTCTCCGCCTCAATTGTATCACTTTAATCGTTTTATGTCGGCTACTGTTTCGGCGGGTTTAGCTCCGGGTAAAACCATTGGTGATGGAATTGCAGAAATGGATCGTATTGCCAAAAAGGTATTGGATGATTCATTCCAAACCTCTTTAACAGGTGCCTCACGTGACTTTGCAGAAAGTTCGTCAAATATTCTTTTTGCTTTCGTTTTAGCATTAGTATTGATCTATCTGATCCTGGCTGCCCAGTTTGAAAGCTTTATCGATCCGTTTATCATCATGATCACGGTTCCATTAGCAATTGCAGGTGCAGTGTTTTCATTATGGTTATTTAACCAAACGATCAATATTTTCAGCCAGATCGGTATTATTATGCTGGTAGGTTTGGTAACTAAAAACGGTATCCTTATCGTTGAGTTTGCAAACCAACTGAAAGAACAAGGAGTTCCGTTGCAAAAAGCAATTCGTGACGCATCAGCGGCTCGTCTTCGCCCAATCTTAATGACCAGTTTAGCAACTGCTTTAGGTGCATTACCAATTGCGATGGCCTTAGGAGACGCTGCAAAAAGCCGGATGAGCATGGGTATTGTTGTTATCGGAGGTATTTTATTCTCGCTTGCGTTAACACTGTTTGTTATCCCTGCCGTTTATTCTTACTTATCACGCGAACATAAGCCGCATCCTGATGAAGTAAAACCAACAAGTGAAGAATCTGAGCCGAAATTTATTCCGGCAGAAGCATAA
- a CDS encoding DUF1800 domain-containing protein yields MNRRSFLSAFDSYFFVPSSARVAAPPVSDIQRPTSTLAPQTVWGEEEAKHLVRRATFGASKKLVNYVQGLGLQGAVNKLLISLSAPNPPQNATEDNFSNPTDSWTIKANANGESNGQRLNSLRAWWFGLMLEQDYSKPEGFNVREKMTLFWHNHFVTESQIVDEAHYCYQYNALLRKNAIGSYRTLLEEITVNPAMLRYLNGDSNTAFNPNENYGRELLELFSIGKGPQTADPIGDYTFYNEDDVKAATRVLTGWRHQVQADNTISSYFTPQFHDQKAKQFSARFKNYIIQPAGETEYKTLVDMILTQSEDPLAAAKFICRRLYRYFVYYQIDQFTEDNIIAPLAQTLFNSNFEFKPVLQQLFLSQHFYDVLNRGCVIKNPIDYVAGVCKEFDVDTNGSVDTPQAKYNAWFKLYEEAMEMQLNLLDPPGVSGWAGYGQEPSYHEYWINSDTMYQRKGFTDHIVTGVDANGLMLSIHPLDFLKKNLSQAEIIDARVMIDKITGFLLPAVLPLTQAQKDILLFDALLMGLSTDPNYWTTNWSKYTANGSTMEVTQMLNSFFTYLLAMPEYHLS; encoded by the coding sequence ATGAACCGACGGTCATTTCTTTCAGCGTTCGATTCTTATTTTTTTGTTCCTTCATCTGCCAGAGTTGCTGCTCCTCCTGTTTCTGATATACAACGACCAACTTCAACTTTAGCTCCTCAAACGGTATGGGGAGAAGAGGAAGCCAAGCATTTAGTTCGAAGGGCAACGTTTGGTGCCTCCAAAAAGCTTGTAAACTATGTGCAAGGTTTGGGTTTACAAGGTGCGGTTAACAAATTGCTAATCAGTTTGTCGGCTCCAAATCCTCCACAAAATGCTACTGAAGATAACTTCTCAAATCCTACCGACTCCTGGACTATAAAAGCCAATGCAAACGGAGAATCAAATGGTCAGCGATTAAATAGTTTAAGGGCATGGTGGTTTGGACTCATGTTAGAACAAGACTATTCAAAACCGGAAGGGTTTAATGTCAGAGAAAAAATGACCTTGTTTTGGCACAACCATTTTGTAACCGAGTCGCAAATAGTTGATGAAGCCCACTATTGTTATCAATATAATGCTTTATTAAGAAAGAATGCGATTGGTAGTTATCGTACGTTGTTGGAAGAAATTACCGTAAATCCTGCAATGCTGCGTTACCTGAATGGAGATAGTAATACCGCATTTAATCCCAACGAGAATTATGGCAGAGAGTTGCTAGAGTTATTTAGTATTGGAAAAGGCCCGCAAACGGCTGATCCGATAGGTGATTATACTTTTTATAATGAAGATGATGTAAAGGCCGCAACACGTGTGCTAACGGGTTGGCGGCATCAGGTGCAAGCAGACAATACCATTTCATCTTATTTTACACCACAATTCCACGATCAGAAAGCAAAACAGTTTTCAGCACGTTTTAAAAACTACATTATCCAGCCAGCAGGAGAAACTGAATATAAAACGCTGGTTGATATGATTCTTACTCAATCAGAGGATCCGTTGGCCGCCGCTAAGTTTATCTGCCGACGATTATACCGGTATTTTGTTTACTATCAGATAGACCAGTTTACCGAAGACAACATTATTGCTCCGCTTGCCCAAACGTTATTTAACAGCAACTTTGAATTTAAACCTGTGTTGCAGCAGTTGTTTTTAAGTCAGCATTTTTATGATGTGCTGAACAGGGGCTGTGTAATTAAAAATCCGATTGATTATGTAGCAGGAGTTTGCAAAGAGTTTGATGTTGATACGAATGGTTCCGTCGACACTCCTCAGGCAAAATACAATGCGTGGTTTAAATTATACGAGGAGGCAATGGAGATGCAATTAAATCTGTTAGATCCTCCCGGTGTTTCCGGTTGGGCGGGTTACGGCCAAGAGCCTTCCTACCATGAGTATTGGATCAATTCGGATACGATGTATCAACGTAAAGGATTTACAGACCATATCGTTACCGGCGTAGATGCAAACGGATTAATGTTGAGTATACATCCGTTGGATTTTCTCAAAAAGAACTTGTCTCAGGCAGAAATCATTGATGCTAGGGTAATGATTGATAAAATAACAGGTTTTCTGTTACCTGCTGTTTTGCCGCTTACCCAAGCACAAAAAGATATATTATTATTCGACGCCTTGTTAATGGGCTTGTCAACAGATCCAAACTATTGGACAACAAACTGGTCCAAGTACACGGCTAATGGCTCTACAATGGAAGTAACCCAAATGCTGAATTCATTTTTCACCTACTTGCTGGCCATGCCAGAATATCACTTGTCTTAG
- a CDS encoding TolC family protein, with amino-acid sequence MKKVTVAFILTVVCTISAKAQDILAINQAIEIGLENNYSIKIARNDATISTNNARDLYTTLLPVATAGGGLNGSRVNSTQEFNTGATQERNWAESHSINGNVALNWTVFDGLRMFATYDKVKELQKLGDVNAQITVLQTVYDIVSTYYTIVSQQNQTKSLLEALELSRKRVKDEKNKYSVGKASKLDVLNSTVDLNADTTNLMRQLQDLQSTKIRLNQLMARDVATNFSVTDTIIIDYALKYDEVRQRILTNNPQLKAAQLNKNIASLSYKEVRGDRFPVVKLNTNYNYTKSESSYGQVLSNLNSGVNYGATATINLFNGLIQNKREQNAKTEINTAGILYDQLKQDLDAQLSTAYINYQNSISLVKVEAANREVARQNQDITFEKYRLGSVTALELRQAQQNYIIADFRYINAQYDAKTAEIGLKLLAGNLQ; translated from the coding sequence ATGAAAAAAGTAACTGTCGCTTTTATACTAACTGTTGTATGTACAATTAGTGCTAAAGCACAAGATATTTTAGCTATAAACCAGGCTATTGAAATTGGTCTTGAAAATAACTATTCAATTAAAATTGCCCGAAATGATGCTACCATCAGCACCAATAATGCGCGGGATCTATACACTACATTACTACCTGTTGCAACCGCTGGCGGAGGCTTAAACGGAAGCAGAGTTAATTCAACTCAAGAATTCAATACAGGAGCTACGCAAGAACGAAACTGGGCCGAGTCACACAGCATTAATGGAAATGTTGCGTTGAACTGGACCGTTTTTGATGGGTTGAGAATGTTTGCAACCTATGATAAAGTAAAAGAGTTGCAAAAACTTGGTGATGTAAACGCACAGATAACTGTTCTTCAAACTGTGTATGATATTGTTTCTACTTATTATACTATAGTTAGTCAGCAGAACCAAACAAAGAGCTTGCTTGAAGCACTTGAGTTATCTCGCAAACGTGTGAAGGATGAAAAAAATAAATATTCAGTAGGAAAGGCTTCAAAGTTGGACGTATTAAATTCTACTGTAGACCTAAATGCGGATACAACCAATTTAATGCGCCAATTGCAAGATTTACAATCAACCAAAATACGCTTAAATCAATTAATGGCTCGTGATGTAGCTACCAATTTCTCTGTTACAGACACTATTATCATTGATTATGCCCTAAAATATGACGAAGTGCGTCAGCGTATTTTAACAAACAACCCCCAGTTAAAAGCAGCCCAATTAAACAAAAATATTGCTTCATTAAGTTATAAAGAGGTTCGTGGCGACAGATTTCCGGTTGTTAAACTAAACACTAACTACAATTACACCAAGTCTGAATCAAGCTATGGACAGGTGTTGTCAAATTTAAATTCTGGGGTAAACTATGGGGCAACGGCGACCATTAATCTTTTTAATGGATTAATACAAAACAAACGTGAGCAAAATGCGAAAACGGAGATTAATACAGCAGGCATTTTATACGATCAATTAAAGCAAGATCTGGATGCTCAATTAAGTACAGCTTATATTAATTATCAAAACAGCATTTCTTTGGTAAAAGTTGAAGCAGCTAATCGAGAAGTTGCTCGCCAAAATCAGGATATCACTTTTGAAAAATATCGTTTGGGTAGTGTAACAGCTCTTGAATTACGACAGGCACAACAAAATTATATTATCGCCGACTTCAGATATATTAATGCCCAATACGATGCAAAAACCGCTGAAATTGGCCTAAAATTGCTTGCAGGAAATTTACAGTAG
- a CDS encoding efflux RND transporter periplasmic adaptor subunit — protein MKVKYIIYALIVVVLGYLIYNRVTAPSPGKEKGAAGKGGGKPNGPMAVNGVIAKSENFTDKLNITGNIVSNEEVSIRSEASGLITNIYFKEGSNVAKGALLIKINDKDLQAQLTKAITMQKLAEEKEYRARILLEKEAVSKEDYDATLADVNALKAETQLIRTQIIKTEIRAPFSGTIGLRSVSVGDYLTPQTDITTLVNVNPAKITFTVPEKYIQLIKRNSAVDFTVEGNKRVYTATVYAIEPKIDEATRTVLLKATAPNNDGSLLPGSFAKVELALKEVKDALFVPTQAVVPLLKGKKVFLCKNGIARDAIIETGARTSDRVQVLSGISPGDTIITTGIMSLKPETPVKVSIN, from the coding sequence ATGAAAGTAAAGTACATTATTTACGCTTTAATAGTTGTGGTTTTAGGCTACCTGATCTATAACAGAGTTACAGCTCCTTCACCTGGCAAGGAAAAAGGTGCTGCCGGAAAAGGTGGAGGCAAACCAAACGGTCCTATGGCGGTAAATGGTGTGATTGCAAAATCCGAAAACTTTACCGACAAGCTAAATATTACCGGAAATATCGTTTCTAATGAAGAAGTCTCTATAAGAAGCGAAGCTTCAGGACTGATAACCAACATCTATTTTAAAGAAGGAAGCAATGTTGCAAAAGGTGCTTTACTTATCAAAATAAACGACAAAGATTTACAGGCGCAGCTCACCAAAGCGATTACCATGCAAAAGCTGGCCGAAGAAAAAGAATATCGAGCCCGCATCCTTTTAGAAAAAGAGGCTGTTAGCAAAGAAGATTATGACGCTACTCTTGCCGACGTCAATGCCTTAAAAGCTGAGACTCAACTCATCAGAACTCAAATTATTAAAACCGAGATAAGAGCCCCATTCAGCGGTACTATTGGATTGCGCTCTGTTTCAGTTGGAGATTATCTTACTCCACAAACAGATATTACCACATTGGTAAATGTAAATCCTGCAAAAATCACGTTCACTGTTCCTGAGAAATATATTCAGTTAATTAAGAGAAATTCAGCTGTTGATTTTACTGTTGAAGGAAATAAACGGGTGTACACGGCAACTGTTTATGCTATTGAGCCTAAAATTGATGAAGCAACGCGTACAGTACTGCTCAAAGCTACTGCACCTAATAATGATGGAAGCTTATTACCTGGCTCATTCGCTAAAGTTGAATTAGCCTTAAAAGAGGTAAAAGATGCTTTGTTTGTTCCAACACAAGCGGTAGTACCTTTGTTAAAAGGTAAGAAGGTGTTTTTATGCAAAAATGGAATTGCAAGAGATGCAATTATTGAAACTGGTGCTCGTACAAGTGATCGTGTGCAGGTTCTTTCCGGCATTAGTCCGGGCGATACCATTATCACAACTGGTATCATGTCATTAAAGCCTGAAACACCAGTAAAAGTTAGTATTAATTAA
- a CDS encoding DUF1501 domain-containing protein, with product MRRRDFLRYSSAAAVPVLAGGFQMKAFANTQLLDLLAQADNDRVLVVVQLNGGNDGLNMVVPLDQYSNLAAARANILLPETKILRMTNSTGLHPSMGALHGQYQDGKVRVIQNAGYYPANQSHFRSTDIWWTAPNNVTRVIESGWIGRYLQGIYPGYPETKYDHPPALQIGAILSLGLMGELSNPMGISVSSPEVFEYLAQGQADTSIPKTAAELELKYIRNMSVVSGDYSDVLRQAIQKGANLSSKYPPSSAKNYLAAQLKVVARLLAGGLKTRIFIVSMGGFDTHADQTNKDAFGTLTGTHANLMKNLSEAIAAFQDDLQLMKQDHRVAGFTFSEFGRRIRSNASYGTDHGAAAPMIVFGSGVIPGILGSNPQIPQNTKVGDSVVADPNHDFRNIYATVLNQWFGVTESEIQRVMDNKPDLNKELAIFRTKDQIDNNSKGKLKLITVFPNPFTDYTTIRFISGNGKARLSLIDTAGKTVRVLLEESINEGQHEVTLHRNGLSDGVYYVHLKQGNEKDTLLLKTM from the coding sequence ATGAGAAGAAGAGACTTTTTACGATATAGCTCAGCTGCGGCCGTTCCCGTCTTAGCCGGAGGCTTTCAGATGAAAGCATTTGCAAATACTCAATTATTAGATCTTCTAGCCCAGGCTGATAATGATAGAGTATTGGTGGTAGTGCAATTGAACGGAGGAAACGACGGATTAAATATGGTTGTACCTCTTGATCAATATTCGAATCTGGCAGCTGCACGGGCCAATATCTTATTGCCTGAAACAAAGATTCTCCGAATGACCAATAGTACGGGGTTGCATCCATCTATGGGCGCATTACATGGTCAATATCAGGATGGAAAGGTGCGTGTGATTCAAAATGCCGGGTACTATCCTGCCAACCAATCTCATTTTCGTTCAACAGACATTTGGTGGACTGCACCGAATAATGTAACCCGTGTAATAGAGTCGGGATGGATTGGGAGATATCTTCAAGGTATTTATCCCGGTTATCCGGAAACTAAATATGATCATCCACCGGCTTTACAAATAGGAGCAATTCTTTCGCTGGGATTAATGGGTGAGTTGAGTAACCCGATGGGGATTTCTGTAAGCAGTCCTGAAGTATTTGAGTACCTGGCACAGGGGCAGGCTGATACTTCAATTCCTAAAACAGCAGCGGAATTAGAGTTGAAATATATCCGGAATATGTCGGTGGTTTCGGGTGATTATTCGGATGTACTTAGGCAAGCAATCCAAAAAGGAGCTAATCTTTCTTCAAAATATCCTCCTTCATCCGCAAAGAATTATTTGGCGGCTCAACTAAAAGTAGTGGCCAGATTATTGGCAGGTGGATTGAAAACAAGGATTTTTATTGTAAGTATGGGTGGTTTTGATACCCATGCCGATCAGACCAATAAAGATGCGTTCGGTACATTGACCGGAACGCATGCCAACTTGATGAAGAATTTATCCGAAGCAATTGCTGCATTTCAGGACGATCTTCAATTAATGAAACAAGATCATCGGGTGGCGGGGTTCACATTCTCTGAGTTTGGGCGAAGAATTAGGTCTAATGCAAGTTATGGTACCGATCATGGTGCTGCTGCACCAATGATCGTTTTTGGATCAGGTGTAATTCCGGGAATATTAGGCTCCAATCCTCAGATTCCTCAAAATACAAAAGTCGGAGACAGCGTTGTTGCCGATCCTAATCATGATTTCAGGAATATTTATGCTACTGTCTTGAATCAATGGTTTGGAGTAACTGAATCAGAAATTCAGCGAGTAATGGATAATAAGCCCGACTTGAATAAAGAGCTGGCAATTTTTAGGACAAAAGATCAAATAGATAACAATAGTAAGGGAAAACTAAAACTAATAACAGTATTCCCGAATCCATTTACTGATTATACCACCATCCGGTTTATCTCGGGAAATGGTAAAGCCCGATTATCATTAATTGATACAGCAGGTAAAACAGTAAGGGTTTTATTAGAAGAATCAATTAATGAAGGTCAGCATGAAGTTACTTTGCATAGAAATGGCCTTTCTGATGGAGTCTATTATGTTCATTTGAAACAAGGAAATGAAAAAGATACACTGCTGTTAAAAACTATGTAG
- a CDS encoding M61 family metallopeptidase, producing MKRLSTLILLSVFFMSTASAADPKLSYQLSFDNAPQHYVDVKMDVNNWNGKDLVVKLPVWAPGSYLVREFARNVEQFQAFSNGQPLAVKKISKNTWKISANKAANISISYKVYAFELTVRTSFIDAAHGYLNGTSIFMYVDGKKELPSTIKITPYKTWKEISTGLEKVNGDKWTLSSPNYDILADSPIEIGNQEIISFEAAGVPHEVALYGGGNYDKERLKTDMKRICEEAFKVFDTHPCQHYTFIVHCMPSGGGGLEHLNSTTVQASKFSFTNETSYKGFLSLIAHEYFHLWNVKRLRPEALGPFDYDNENYTTMLWFSEGFTAYYDNLLTRRAGFYTPEAYLDVISADINKVTNQPGNYVLPVAEASYDAWIKLYRPSENSANSSISYYDKGSLLALMLDMEILKNSKGAKDLDALMKYLYNEYYLGKNRGFTDGEFKAAVEKIAGKNMDDFWAKYVNGTQGIPYNDYFAAVGLKLVDQNGSSKEVFFGANTKVDNGKIMVTSVVKGSAAYEAGINVNDEIIAFDNYRVDDLAKWVGYKKVGDKVTVLVSREGALQAIPVTFKANTNVRYRFEAIKSVTADQAKAYNYWMKFNDQSGS from the coding sequence ATGAAGAGATTAAGTACGCTAATTTTATTATCAGTATTTTTTATGAGCACAGCTTCGGCGGCAGACCCAAAGTTGAGTTATCAGCTTTCTTTTGACAATGCTCCACAACATTATGTGGATGTAAAAATGGATGTAAATAACTGGAATGGAAAAGATCTTGTAGTTAAATTGCCTGTTTGGGCACCTGGATCTTACCTGGTTCGTGAGTTTGCACGGAATGTTGAACAATTTCAGGCATTTTCAAACGGACAACCATTGGCTGTTAAAAAGATCAGTAAAAATACCTGGAAAATAAGTGCAAATAAAGCAGCCAACATTAGCATTAGCTATAAAGTGTATGCTTTTGAATTAACAGTGCGTACTAGCTTTATTGATGCCGCTCATGGATATTTAAACGGAACCAGCATTTTTATGTATGTTGATGGGAAAAAAGAACTTCCTTCAACGATAAAAATTACCCCATACAAAACCTGGAAAGAAATCTCTACCGGTTTAGAAAAAGTTAATGGCGATAAATGGACTTTAAGCTCGCCTAATTATGATATCCTTGCTGATTCACCAATTGAGATCGGTAATCAGGAAATTATCTCATTTGAAGCAGCAGGTGTGCCACATGAAGTTGCATTATACGGTGGGGGTAACTATGATAAAGAGCGCTTGAAAACAGATATGAAACGTATTTGTGAAGAAGCGTTTAAAGTTTTTGATACTCACCCTTGTCAGCATTATACATTCATAGTTCATTGCATGCCATCTGGCGGCGGAGGCTTAGAGCACTTGAATTCAACAACTGTACAGGCTTCTAAATTCAGTTTTACTAACGAAACTTCCTATAAAGGGTTCTTATCGCTTATTGCACATGAGTATTTTCACTTGTGGAATGTTAAACGTCTTCGTCCCGAAGCATTAGGTCCGTTTGATTATGATAATGAGAACTATACAACAATGCTTTGGTTCTCAGAAGGCTTTACCGCGTATTATGATAATTTATTAACCCGCCGCGCAGGTTTCTATACTCCGGAAGCGTACCTGGACGTAATTTCTGCCGATATTAATAAAGTAACAAATCAGCCTGGAAATTATGTATTACCGGTTGCTGAGGCTAGTTACGATGCATGGATCAAATTATATCGTCCAAGTGAAAACTCGGCAAACAGTTCAATTTCCTATTATGACAAAGGATCATTGCTTGCATTGATGCTTGATATGGAAATTCTTAAAAACAGCAAAGGTGCCAAAGATCTTGATGCCTTGATGAAATATTTATACAACGAATACTATTTAGGTAAAAATCGTGGATTCACAGATGGTGAGTTTAAAGCTGCGGTAGAAAAAATAGCAGGTAAAAATATGGATGATTTCTGGGCGAAATATGTTAATGGTACACAGGGGATTCCTTATAATGATTATTTCGCTGCTGTTGGTCTTAAGTTAGTAGATCAAAATGGTAGTAGTAAAGAGGTGTTTTTTGGAGCCAATACAAAAGTTGATAACGGAAAAATCATGGTGACATCAGTCGTTAAAGGAAGTGCCGCTTATGAGGCCGGAATTAACGTAAATGATGAGATCATTGCTTTTGATAACTATCGTGTTGATGACCTGGCTAAATGGGTAGGTTATAAGAAAGTAGGTGATAAAGTAACTGTGCTGGTAAGCCGCGAAGGCGCATTGCAAGCAATTCCGGTAACTTTTAAAGCGAATACCAATGTTCGTTACCGTTTTGAGGCGATCAAATCGGTAACTGCAGATCAAGCCAAAGCTTATAACTACTGGATGAAATTTAACGATCAATCGGGCAGTTAA